Within the Hevea brasiliensis isolate MT/VB/25A 57/8 chromosome 2, ASM3005281v1, whole genome shotgun sequence genome, the region TTGTACACATGAGTATATGAATTGCGATAATTAAATGTGAGATGACTATAATGAGTATGAACgatattttcattgtaaaatattattgaaaatttcaagcaggtgaatagtgaaatgcgCCAAACGATAACataatagggaaaactccatcggtttctccgtcgaaaaataattgatattaaattaaacgaattcaaaattactaaaataataaagtaagataaattaTGGTGCTCGATCTTGAGTGTGATATGTCTTGCTGATTCGTAATGAGCGGGTAAGGGATGCCACAATTAAGgcgataatttaaaaaaattattttttaccagagaaaatataaaaataataaattgaataaatatacttaaataatttaaaaaaatataaatttagatttagtctatatacaataaaaattttatttttatctaaaaatatattttttaaaatattatattttttaaatatagggATCgactaattaattcattgaaataaataaattaaataatagtattttttaaaatacaatgaTTAGCTAATTAATTTTACTGAAATAAATAgactaaataatattttaattatcaatAAAATCTATTAACTAAATAGAAAATTTGACAAAAAaactaaaatatttaataaaagtaaaatatagagactaaatagtaaattttttaaaatatataaattaaataattaatttcattaaaatatataaattaaatgacaattttttataaatttaaaaaataaattaatgaaaaattaataaaatcatatttatgtctttataattatttattttaataaaaaataaaagaaacaaaattgataatttttttttatgaaacatTTTCCCTATTTTTTCTCCTATTTTCCATCATAGCATTGTGGTTTAGTGTCTAACAAGTAGGAATGGCAATGGGTCGAAACTTTCGGATATCCGATTCGACCGAACTCTAATAGGATAGGTTTGGGTAATATATAATCGGGTTTGAAACGGGTTTGGATTTGAAATTTAATACCCGTGACGGATTCAGGTCAGGTTCGAGTTTTATATGTTGAATATCCATTACCCGAatccgtttatataaatatttaattaaatataaaatttatattttttaataatatttataaattttattttatataaaataaaattgaaatattttttgaaatcattaaaattttaaaatataaattattaataaaaataattttttatataaattattaatcaaatatataaaattaaagggGTTTTGGTATTTTTCAAGTAATAAAAATCGAGTTTGGGACGGGTTCGAgttttgagaatattaatcgGATACGGGTTCGGATATGATGATTTTCGCGGGTACCCTACTCATTGTCATCCCTACTAACAAAATTGAATGAAATAGTTAATGCAATTAACCTTAATTAAATTGatattagaatttaattatatatatatatatatattgttggtGTATATaatagttttaatttaaatttagtttgattcattttaaattaaatttaatttattttttataaaaattaaattaaaacaacaAGATAAATTTGTTTCAATTTAATTGTAACGTGTCATCCATTTTCAGCTCTAGATGGGGAGAACCTGTACCCGTCCACGGCCCTACTCGCGAAGGGTTGAGCCCGAACAGAACGGAGCTTGTTTCATTAGCAAGTAAATTCCCAAAGTTATTCTCCGACGCAACGCGATCTACTAATTAATCTGCTGTTGGTAACTAATCCACTCCCCTCAAAATCGACttcatttttcttcaatttatcaaaaGCAAACCTGGCTTCAGCTATCTGGAAACGCCTATTCCCACCGCAAACCCGAAGACCCGCCCCAGTCATCCCCGATATCAGGATAAACCGCCGCTTTAATCCCGGAATGGATGTTAACGTATTCAAATTATGCTCTGGTCTCAAGGTTCTCGGCTACTTGATGATCCTTCTCGTCGCCGGCATTATCACCGTCTCCTACTACGCCGTCGTGGTTATTACCTGGGGCCCGCAGTTGCTTCGCGGTGGTGTACACTCTCTTTCGGCTATCTTGATGGTTATAGTGTTTCATATTCTGGTAATTTTAACACTTCAATTGCAATTGCACTTTACTTGTATTCTTGTTTGCTTGACAAATAGAAATTAAATTGCAGCTCGGACTTTTATTGTGGAGCTATTTTAGAGTAGTATTGAAGGACCCTGGTTCAGTCCCTGAGAATTGGAGGCCAGAGCGGTTGGAGGAGAATTTGGAGGGAGGTAGCTGTATCAATGAGTCGGATTTTAGAGCACCTGAGAATTTGGGTTCTACATGGTCTGCGCCTGCTGGGTTGGATAGGGGACCACATGTGGGCTATTGCAATCACTGCCAGAACGGCAAACCGCCGCGTTGCCATCATTGCTCTGTTTGTAAGCCAATATGTGATCTTTTTTTACAGCTTATTGATTTTCTTCATTAATTTCTATTATGTATCTTTTAATTTTACCAGTTTTTATTTTACTTCGTCAATTAACATTTTCTAACGTGGTATTGGGCATTTTATGATAGTTTTTATGTTCTTTTCTCTAATGGTATATGTTGATTTTTTGTAAGTTTAGGGATGCTGCTTTTTTCTCGAGGGAtatttttggttatttttttTGATCTCATTAATGTTTTCCCTAGTTTTTCATTCTGCCTTCCTTCATAGATTCTGCATGGAATTTTCCCCCTTATTTCAAGGGAAGTAACTGGGAAATTTAGTGTCTAGGAAATTGTGCTTCAGAGATTTTCTGAAGTTGATCGAATATTAAGCATTTGAGTTGTGTTATCATTATAACGTAAATGTATTTGTCTATTTTTCACCTTTAGATTCTTTCTCGAATCATAAATCCCTTTCATTTACTGGCTGGTGCTGGTCTTAGTTGTATTCCATGCAAATACGAATTAGGTAAATAAAGGTGGAAAGAGAGGTTTCTGAATTTACCAAATTCACAAGCTTTTCTTGGCATTTGTAAGATTTACTAAAGTTGGTTTTTTTGCCCATATGATGAAAGCGTATATTGTTTTGTGGATGagttaagatgatatcataaggtGCTgaagttttattattattattattattattattattattattattatcttttgcaGGCCAAAGATGTGTTCTGAAGATGGATCACCATTGTGTTTGGGTGGTCAATTGCGTTGGAGCCCGTAACTACaagttttttcttcttttcttggtATGTCATACTACCTCCAACAGAATCTGTGCTTGCATAATTATTGGGGGGGAGGGGGTTGAGGCCGGTTCATCATTTGAACTGTTAGGCATAGTGGTAGACTACATATGAAATTAAGATCTTAATTGGATACGATAGGTGTGAATTCTATTTGGCCCTTGGCAGAATGACTTGTGATTGTCCTTGGAATAGATTTATCTGAAGGCTCTAACTATTGAATCTATGTGTAGATCTTTGAACTTTGCCCCACTTCTTTGCTGAAAGTTTTTACGATGTCATTAAACCTCTTTTTAAATTCTATAGAAGTCATATTGTAAGTTCACGGTTGAAATTGTACTCTTTAATGAGGTTAAAGTCCTTTgacatttaataatttaataaagtcAATAAATAATATGCATTGCAAACAATTGTTATGGGTTAAATTTACCAAACTTTGATGGTGCTGAATATTAATAAAATACTTTGCATACTTTTAAGgccaaattactaaaaaaaaaaaaaacttaacatcTGTGCACTTGCAATTGTCTAATCCAATTATTTGCAATATTTTCCCAAATTTTGAGGATGGCGTTGAAGTTTGCACTTGTATATTTCTTCTTTTTGTTCTTCCCTGACTTTGTTCtggccttctctctctctctctctctctctctctcttg harbors:
- the LOC110661055 gene encoding probable protein S-acyltransferase 12 isoform X3, whose protein sequence is MDVNVFKLCSGLKVLGYLMILLVAGIITVSYYAVVVITWGPQLLRGGVHSLSAILMVIVFHILLGLLLWSYFRVVLKDPGSVPENWRPERLEENLEGGSCINESDFRAPENLGSTWSAPAGLDRGPHVGYCNHCQNGKPPRCHHCSVCQRCVLKMDHHCVWVVNCVGARNYKFFLLFLVYEKKGAARWKYDLGRKQNFEQVFGRKKALWFVPLFSKDDLDSIPALHGLDFPTRSDVEA
- the LOC110661055 gene encoding probable protein S-acyltransferase 12 isoform X1 yields the protein MDVNVFKLCSGLKVLGYLMILLVAGIITVSYYAVVVITWGPQLLRGGVHSLSAILMVIVFHILLGLLLWSYFRVVLKDPGSVPENWRPERLEENLEGGSCINESDFRAPENLGSTWSAPAGLDRGPHVGYCNHCQNGKPPRCHHCSVCQRCVLKMDHHCVWVVNCVGARNYKFFLLFLLYTFLETTMNTLVLLPGFIKFFDEAKNHSSSPGNLAVTFLAFVLNLAFALSLLCFIFMHASLLSSNTTSVEVYEKKGAARWKYDLGRKQNFEQVFGRKKALWFVPLFSKDDLDSIPALHGLDFPTRSDVEA
- the LOC110661055 gene encoding probable protein S-acyltransferase 12 isoform X2 yields the protein MDVNVFKLCSGLKVLGYLMILLVAGIITVSYYAVVVITWGPQLLRGGVHSLSAILMVIVFHILLGLLLWSYFRVVLKDPGSVPENWRPERLEENLEGGSCINESDFRAPENLGSTWSAPAGLDRGPHVGYCNHCQNGKPPRCHHCSVCQRCVLKMDHHCVWVVNCVGARNYKFFLLFLIVYLDAVLNLAFALSLLCFIFMHASLLSSNTTSVEVYEKKGAARWKYDLGRKQNFEQVFGRKKALWFVPLFSKDDLDSIPALHGLDFPTRSDVEA